Below is a genomic region from Acidobacteriota bacterium.
GTGCCGTTTATTGAACGTTACTTCAAAATTAAAATCCCCCACGCCCACATTGATTTGATGTATGTGCTCAGAAGCCTCGGCTACCGCGGCGGACTCAAAGGTTGTGAACGCCAGCTAGGACTCCAGCGCGGCGAACTTGATGGCGTCGATGGATTTTTCGCTGTGCTGTTATGGAAAGATTATCAAAAAAATAAAAACCCGAAATCGCTTGAAACCTTGCTTGCCTATAACATTCAGGATGTCGTCAATCTCGAAACTTTGCTTACCATCGCCTATAACAAAAAAATCAGTGAAACGCCGTTTGCCGAGCGCAATCTTTTGCCTCGTCCGCAAGACCCGCAAGTGCCTTTTCACGCCGACGAAGCTACCATCAAACGTCTGCAACATCAAAAAGCTTTCAGTTGGAGTTACGGCTGGCGGTGAGCGGGAAAGCAAAAGTAAAAGGCAAAAGTAAAAAGGCAAAAGGCAAACGGCAAAAATAAACGAGCGAGATGTCTTTGACCACGAAAACTAAAAATACGAGGATGTTGAGCGAGCGGTCTTTGACCGCGAAGAAAATATACCGGGGTTGAACGAGCGGTTTTTGCCCGCGACCGTTGCCTGAACCTCTGACCGCGATGCCAATGTTCACCTGAACAAATCATTCTCCGCCGCGCGAATCAATTCTTTGCCGCTGACTTCGCGCGACTCATAATTGAGTCCGCGCACCACGACGACCGGCACACCATCGGTTTTGCCCATCACCAACTCTGCCGCCGCAGCGATTTCATCGGCAATCGCAATCATGGTGACGCGCAACAGTTGTCCGAATGAATCCGTAGTGCCGCGATAATCAATCAGCGGCGCGATGCCCGCTACGCCGAGCGCCACATTCGTGAGTCCTTCACGCCAGGGTCTTCCGAAAGTGTCCGAGATAATCACTGCGAGTTTGGCATCGAATGCCTGTTCGAGAGCCGCTTGAATATTTTTTGCCGAGGCGTCCGGGTCAACCGGCAGCAATACCACAAAGCCCGGCGCGACGTTGGAATGATCAACCCCGGCATTGGCGCAAATGAAGCCGTGATGGGTTTCCGAAATCATCACTCCGCGCTCTTTGCGCACGATGCGCCGCGATTCGCTAAGTACGACCTGAACCATTCGCGCGTCTTTATGGTATTGCGTCGCCCATTCGATAGCTTCGGTGGAAGGCGTGATGGAATCGAGATTCATGACCTGACCTTCGGCTTTTGAGACCACTTTTTGGGCAATGACAAATACATCGCCTTCTTGAATCTGCAAATTGGCATCGCCCGCCGCTTTGACAATCAGCGACGGCAAATCATCGCCCGTTTGAATTTCAGGAATGCCGGTTAAACCGATGACCGTGAATTGAGGAAGCATATTCAAGTGTGTACGGTAGCAGGTTGCGGCAAGGAGTTGTCAACTGTAAAAAGTATCTACTCAAACCAAATTGCCAACTGTTCAAAATGCGCCGGAGGCGCTTGGGAAATTAGTCAGTGGTGAAGCCACTGGAAGTTGTGCATCAAACAACTATCGCGCCCTGACGGGGCGCAGGAAACGGTTTTTCATCCATCGCTCTTTCAGAGCGAAAAAATTTGCGGTTGCCAACTTTCCTGTGGCGTTACCACAGGCTAATTTCCTTTGCCCCTTCAGGGCATTTTCAGATTGCCAACTTGGATTATTCGATGAAGCGTTTGGCAATCTGCATCGCTTCAAGCAAACGCAAACTTTTGGTCGCTTTGCCTTTGGCTAAAAACATTTTGATGTCGTGCGGTTCATCAATGTCTAAAGCGATACGTTCGTTTTTAACGATTAAACATTGCGCGTCAATCCGCGCGGCTTCGGCTTGATGAAGCGCCAGCGACCCTGTACCAAAACGCGAAGGGAAGAGATTGGGCGGCGCGCGCAGGATGGCATTGGTGCCGGTCTCTTCAAATGACGGAACCATTAACACCATAGGTTTAGTGAGTTCGACGGCAAGCAAAGCGTCAATGTCAGCGGCTTCAACCAGCGGAATATCCGCCGGAAGACGAAGCGCCGCATCGAACCCTCTGTCGCGCAAAATTTGCGAAGCCCAGTCAATCGAAGCGCTCTCGGATTCCTGCCTCTCTTCACCCAGCACCTCAAAGCCAAGTGACCGGGCGCGCGCCGCAGCTTTTGCAAAACTCGTGACAATGAAAATACGGTCGGCTCCGGTAGTTTGTGCCACCGCTTCACAGACATCTTCAAACATCGCCCAAACCAACTGCTGCCGCTCTGCGAGCGTGAGTAGATTCGCAAGCCGCGTTTTTACGCGCGCCGGTTCTTTAATGGGAATTAAAATCGCTTTGGTCATTAAAAAAATTGAACCGCCAGGACGCTCTTATTCTTTATGGCTGTCGCAAGTAAGCATTTTTAGGACTTCTACAGCCAATCGCTGTTTGTCTGCAAGCGTCTGCATGACAGTGTTCATCGCCACAACCTGCAAACCGAATTGTTCGATTGAGGTTTTTAAATCGGCATCAGATTCATCGAGCACAAAGGTATTCACGAAATCTTTGTAAAGCGCCGCAACCCCACGCGCCGAGACTTCGTGTCCTAAATCGCGGAGCATATCGGCGGCGGGACCTTTCAACGCCTGCCCTGCAATGATCGGTGTAATCGCAATGACTTCGGCTCGCGTCTGTTTCAGCGCCTGGCGCACACCGGGCACCGCCAGAATGGGACCGATGCTGATAAACGGATTGCTCGGACAAATAATCACCGCATCGCTGGTTTGTATCGCTGCAATGACGCCTTCAGCCGGTTGCGTCGATTCGATATTTTGAAAATGCAATTCCTTCACCTGTGGCTGACAACGCCGCCGCACGAAATATTCCTGAAAGTGCATCTCGCCTTCATCGGTCACCACGCGCGTCGGCGTGTAAGAATCGGTCATCGGTAAAATTTTTGCGCCGACGCCAAGCGACGCGGCAATGCGCGAAGTGATTTCTGTAAGCGTTACGCCCTGGTGGAGCAAATTCGCGCGATAGATATGCGTGGCTAAATCTTTATCTCCTAGATTGAACCAATCGGCTTCGCCGTAACGCGCCATCCATTTCAATGATTCAAAGGTGTCGTTTGCGAGTCCCCATCCCATCGTTTCATTGATGACGCCTGCAAGCGTATAGGTCACCGTGTCAATATCGGGACAGACGCGCAATCCGAAAAGTTCTATGTCATCGCCGGTGTTGGCAATGATGGTGAGATTTTCCGGCGGCAAGAGGTGAATCAAACCTAACAGAAATTTCGCCGCCCCGATGCCGCCCGCAAGCGCAGTGATTTTCGGTGACCGGTTGTCGGTAGCCGGTCGTTGGTAGCCGGTCGTCGGCAGCCGGTCGTCGGTTGTTGATGCTTGATTGTCAGAAATCATTTTATTTTTGAGTGATTTTTACCTTCACCTTTTAACTTTTGCCTTTTGCCTTTCCTCTCATTCCGCTAGTCCCAACAATCGAAAGCGTCCATTTTTGATTTTATGGCGGCGATTGATGCCGATGAGCAGAATCGTCATGCGCTCCAGACAACGCGCGCTGTACAACACTCCGGCATCGACCGGGCGCAACCCTTCGATATATTTGATGGCTTCAATGACGCGGGCTTTGGCTTCTTTATGGTCGCTGGCGACAAAGGTATCGCAATCAAGCTGGGCGCTCGCATCCGCCAGCATATGCGCGGGTTCGGTTTTAAATGCGGCAACCAGCGGAATGTTTTCCGGGAGTTTGGTTTTCAGATGTTCGCTTGCTGACCCTTCGGCGGGTTCATGGTAACGCACGCGCCCCTGCTCGAAAACGACCGGTACGGTGATGTCTATCAAAATCGCATCGGCGCGAAAATGTTCTTTGAGTGATTCGATAGTTGACGCGGCATAATCGAAAGGCACGGTGAGCAGAATGAAATCGGCTTCTTTGACGGCATCTTGATTGGTGGCGTGATGAATCTTCCGGCTTCCGAGAATTTTATTTAATTCGTCTGTGGCTTCCTGGGCTTTTTCAATGGCGCGTGACCCGATGGTGACTTGCGCGCCCGCCATTGCCCAGCGTAGCGCCAAGCCGCGACCTTCTTCACCTGTGCCGCCGATGATGCCGATTTTTAGTTCGTTGATGTCCATGATGAGTGGCTGTCCTTTGGTTCGATACGTAGAGTTTGCAAAATGAACCTCAAGGTTGCCATCTGCAAAAGGCAGTGTCAATGTTCGG
It encodes:
- the cofC gene encoding 2-phospho-L-lactate guanylyltransferase produces the protein MTKAILIPIKEPARVKTRLANLLTLAERQQLVWAMFEDVCEAVAQTTGADRIFIVTSFAKAAARARSLGFEVLGEERQESESASIDWASQILRDRGFDAALRLPADIPLVEAADIDALLAVELTKPMVLMVPSFEETGTNAILRAPPNLFPSRFGTGSLALHQAEAARIDAQCLIVKNERIALDIDEPHDIKMFLAKGKATKSLRLLEAMQIAKRFIE
- the cofE gene encoding coenzyme F420-0:L-glutamate ligase, with the translated sequence MLPQFTVIGLTGIPEIQTGDDLPSLIVKAAGDANLQIQEGDVFVIAQKVVSKAEGQVMNLDSITPSTEAIEWATQYHKDARMVQVVLSESRRIVRKERGVMISETHHGFICANAGVDHSNVAPGFVVLLPVDPDASAKNIQAALEQAFDAKLAVIISDTFGRPWREGLTNVALGVAGIAPLIDYRGTTDSFGQLLRVTMIAIADEIAAAAELVMGKTDGVPVVVVRGLNYESREVSGKELIRAAENDLFR
- the cofD gene encoding 2-phospho-L-lactate transferase codes for the protein MISDNQASTTDDRLPTTGYQRPATDNRSPKITALAGGIGAAKFLLGLIHLLPPENLTIIANTGDDIELFGLRVCPDIDTVTYTLAGVINETMGWGLANDTFESLKWMARYGEADWFNLGDKDLATHIYRANLLHQGVTLTEITSRIAASLGVGAKILPMTDSYTPTRVVTDEGEMHFQEYFVRRRCQPQVKELHFQNIESTQPAEGVIAAIQTSDAVIICPSNPFISIGPILAVPGVRQALKQTRAEVIAITPIIAGQALKGPAADMLRDLGHEVSARGVAALYKDFVNTFVLDESDADLKTSIEQFGLQVVAMNTVMQTLADKQRLAVEVLKMLTCDSHKE
- the npdG gene encoding NADPH-dependent F420 reductase: MDINELKIGIIGGTGEEGRGLALRWAMAGAQVTIGSRAIEKAQEATDELNKILGSRKIHHATNQDAVKEADFILLTVPFDYAASTIESLKEHFRADAILIDITVPVVFEQGRVRYHEPAEGSASEHLKTKLPENIPLVAAFKTEPAHMLADASAQLDCDTFVASDHKEAKARVIEAIKYIEGLRPVDAGVLYSARCLERMTILLIGINRRHKIKNGRFRLLGLAE